In the genome of Mogibacterium neglectum, the window CAACCTCGTAAATAAAAATGGAATTAAGTTGCGATTTGGCCTAATTCCATAAATTAATTTTCATAACTTTACTCATAGATGATAAGAGCGACGAATTTTACAGGTTCGTTTTTCTTGTTGGCCAGACTGTGACCTTCGCCAGGCCCCGTAAATGTGACATCATCAGCACGCTAAGTCATCTTGATTAAATGCGATATTTCAGTTAAATCGTTCGCTCTATAACATATAAAATGGCATGCAATTTATGCATGCCAACATTTGACTTTTAGTCCTCCTCAGGCTTGAGCAGAGACTCGTTATATCCGAGCATGTTGCATGCGGTGTCTTCTATGGCATCGGCCATAAGTGCGGCATTCTCTAGGCTCGTAGCACAGAAAATCGGACCTCTGTTCGCAATCACGCATATGCTATTGTGTCTTAGCTCCTTGAGGATACTTTCGATGAACTCAGGGGTGTGCGGCTCAACATGTTCGCTAGCGCTGACATCTCCGAGCAGCTCATGAAGGGCTGGGTTTGTAATTTTGAAACCAACTTGTGCAGCCGCAAATACCGAAAGTCCATGCGAATGTGTACGGATTATCGCTTTCCAATCAGGGTGCTCCCTATAAATGGCAGCGTGCAAGTCAAATTCGCTCGAAGGGACACGTTGGATGTGCTCGAATTCCAGTGTATTGATATCTATCTTGACGATATCCTCGGCACGAATTTTGTTATACTCCATAGCTGAAGGAGTTATCAGCATTTCGTTATCATTAAGCCTAACAGACAGGTTTCCCCATGAACCATGGAAGAGACCTTTATTCTTGAGCTTATGCGCACAGTCAATCATGTTGTTACGCACATCGAGTTCGTCTGTTGAGATGTTTACGAAAACAACATGCTTCTCAGAATTGACATTAGAATATAGGTGATTATGCATCTGGCGAGTGCGCATTGCCTCTTCGGCAGAAAGATGCTTTATTCCACCAATTTTATCACCGTACATCTCTGCCTCGATGCTCTTTTCGATAATCTTAACTATTGAAATCGCATCCTTCATATTACTGCTAGCACTGAATATTCCTTTGCTACGAACTATGCAGCCAGCTCTGTCTTTTAATGCAGTAAGCAAGGATTTTGCTGTAGTATCTTCGGTAATTTTTATATCAGTACCAACTATACCTGCTAAATCATAGAGCGCTGGTCTAAGCACATCAGCGTCTTTGGAGAAGATTGCTGAAGGTTCTGTACATGCAAAAATCATGACGTTAATATCTCGCCTAGTACTGAGTATCCTGCCCGCATCACCTGAACTCATATCATAAAGCTGTAGATCTGAATCCTTGATAGTATCCAGAACTAAACCAGGTCTCGACATGAGGTATGTTCTATTGTCAACCCTAGCGATAATTGATCCGTAAGCTTTGGTATATCTATCTGTAAAGTCGGAGGCATACTTAACAATAAGTTCCCTCACCTGTAGTTCGTTCATTTCCGTACCTTTCTATACTATTGCATTAGAGTAGTGCAGCCGAACATGATAGTTCGCGCTGCACTAATTATCTCATTATTCATAAAATTTCTAAATAAAAACCGCGATATAGGTATCCCGATGATTCTATGAACACAAGTATCAAGGCGATTCCACATGTACGAGTGTTCAGTTGATGATATGTATAAAATACCCATCTATCATTACGTGTAAATTATATCATCTAATGTGATTTTAAATGTGGAGAGAGCAAGGAAAGTTATACATATTTTAGTATAGTTTCCGTAACTCCGTCCCACGACGCTTTGCTCGTATCTGGATACACATAGTCATGACTATATCTATTGCTGTGGGCAAGTTTTAAAGCGGATATGAGCCCCCCTTTGAGTCGCTCTTTAAATGCAGAAATTTCGGACTCAAATGGTTCACCTGGAGCCTGCATCTTAGGCGGCTCTACCAAGATGGTATTGTCAGATACAATCTTGCTGGCCAGCCAACTCTGTATACCTGGCAGGCTGGTGCAGACGGGAATTGCGCCCGATGCCATCGCCTCTATCAGAACGAGGGGAAGGCCTTCATAGTATGAAGGGAGCACGAATATGTCGCTGGCTCTGAAGGCCGCGGCGAGCTCGGTCTGAGATAGCATGCCGAGGTAGAGGGCGCTGAATGGCAGGGCTTCGAGCTCGCCTGCATCGCCAGCACGGAGTGCTGGCTTCCCTGATAGGAGACGTGCGATTCCCTCCTCCTGACATCCGCCGGCAAGTCGGAGTTCAAAAGCGGGAATTTCACTATCCCTATCAAGCTCGGTCAAAGCTTCTACAAGTGGAAAAATTCCCTTAGCCGTGCTGAGCTTGCCGGCATAGATAATCTTATACGGCTCATCTAACTTTGACTTTTCCATATCTTTATTCATATTAAATATCTGAGAATTATACCCGGTTCCGATTACCTTAATCTTCTTATTTTGTATACCGTAAAGCTCATTGATTTGATTTTTTTGCTCATCGTGCAGAGCAAATATACCATCCAGCTTACGTATTCCAGAGATGATAGCCTCACGTCTAAATGGACAATTCTGAAACTGCCTTATGTCGGAGCCGTGTGATATGCCGTAGATTTTGCCATGAAATGAATCAGGTGCAAACTCTTTGATCATATCAGGAAGCATGGAAGTGAGCAAGAATAGGTGATGGCATAGGATTACATCTGGATCAAGCTCTCTTATAGCTCTTCCGATAGCTTTGCCAAAAGCGCTATAAAGCATATCTGCCATATCATCAGTTAGGGAATTGTATAGAGTGGAAGGGTATGGCATAACATCTGACATGCCAAGCACCTCAAATGGTAATTCACCCATAGAATTCCCGTGTGAATAATATACAGGGTAGGTACGTACAGAAGGAGGAAATTCAAATAAATCCTCATTATATACACCTGCAACCACGGCCTGCTTGTGACCATTTCTGTCAAAGGATTTTACCAGCTCTGTTAGGTATACGCCGCTACCAGTTGAGTGCGGCTTTTGTGTGCTAATACTTAATATTTTCATAGTGTTTATATTGTCTTATAAGTAAATTGCAGTGTCAATATCAATTGGAAAACTTAAAATTCTATCAACCAATATTTTCCGTATAACGAAATTGCTGCTCGAAATACGGAAAAAATTCGCTTGTTAATGTTGACTAACTTAATCCTAAAGAGTATATTTTGAATTGTAAAAAGGCAGTGAAAGGAAGACATCATGGCAGAACGTAATAGTTCGCTTGAAAAGGCGTTAAAGGTGCTTGATTTGTACCAGTCTCAGAGTCGACTGACATTGACGTCTATAGCTCAGCAGACGGGACTTTCCAACGCTGCTATAAGTAGAATTCTCAATTCGCTTGAGGAGATGAAGTACATCTATAAGGATAAAATCGATAGTGGTTATTATCTTACCGATAGAGTATTCACCTTGAGTCGAAATACTAATATACAGAAGCAGATAGTCAACATGCTCGATGAGCCGGTGGCTAGACTATGTAGGAAATGTGGTCTGGCGGTGACGGTATCAGTGCGTGAAGGAC includes:
- a CDS encoding class II aldolase/adducin family protein translates to MNELQVRELIVKYASDFTDRYTKAYGSIIARVDNRTYLMSRPGLVLDTIKDSDLQLYDMSSGDAGRILSTRRDINVMIFACTEPSAIFSKDADVLRPALYDLAGIVGTDIKITEDTTAKSLLTALKDRAGCIVRSKGIFSASSNMKDAISIVKIIEKSIEAEMYGDKIGGIKHLSAEEAMRTRQMHNHLYSNVNSEKHVVFVNISTDELDVRNNMIDCAHKLKNKGLFHGSWGNLSVRLNDNEMLITPSAMEYNKIRAEDIVKIDINTLEFEHIQRVPSSEFDLHAAIYREHPDWKAIIRTHSHGLSVFAAAQVGFKITNPALHELLGDVSASEHVEPHTPEFIESILKELRHNSICVIANRGPIFCATSLENAALMADAIEDTACNMLGYNESLLKPEED
- a CDS encoding glycosyltransferase family 4 protein, which produces MKILSISTQKPHSTGSGVYLTELVKSFDRNGHKQAVVAGVYNEDLFEFPPSVRTYPVYYSHGNSMGELPFEVLGMSDVMPYPSTLYNSLTDDMADMLYSAFGKAIGRAIRELDPDVILCHHLFLLTSMLPDMIKEFAPDSFHGKIYGISHGSDIRQFQNCPFRREAIISGIRKLDGIFALHDEQKNQINELYGIQNKKIKVIGTGYNSQIFNMNKDMEKSKLDEPYKIIYAGKLSTAKGIFPLVEALTELDRDSEIPAFELRLAGGCQEEGIARLLSGKPALRAGDAGELEALPFSALYLGMLSQTELAAAFRASDIFVLPSYYEGLPLVLIEAMASGAIPVCTSLPGIQSWLASKIVSDNTILVEPPKMQAPGEPFESEISAFKERLKGGLISALKLAHSNRYSHDYVYPDTSKASWDGVTETILKYV